In the Trichoderma atroviride chromosome 4, complete sequence genome, ATGGATGATTAATCGCGGATGGCAATGGGTACTAGAAGAAGATGTGGAAGAAGTCTCATCTCAAAGCGGTGCTCAAGGTCTTGGTGCAAGGTTCATTTCCAGGCATATTGCTCTGGCTAAAGAGTACATGAGCTCATCATTCGGGATAACTGCTTTGGGTCCTTCTGGATACCTCCCAACTTCCCTCGGCAGGAACTCTGAATACAAGCGCAGAGTCGCAGTGGATATTTTTATGGCGCTGCACTTATTATCAGAAGAACAGAAGCTCAACATCATGTCTGCCGAGTACCAGCCCTCTGGCCGGGCGGACTTCCGAGTCATCTTGTGTCAGATTGCAAGATGGTTGAAATGGCACacattttcatctttttaCGAGCTAGGGATACAAGAGGACATTGATCCACGTCATGACCACGGTACGATTTCTTCCTGCTCCTCTGCTACCTCTGATGCAATAAACTAATAAGCTTAACCGTCAAGAACTTCGCTTGAAATATCCAATTCCCGAACCACCGGATAGGCCAGATATACTAGAATGGATTCAATCCTGCTTTGTAGGACTTCGCGGCCAACACTATGTCACTCCAGCAGACATATTCTATGCTGCAACGCAGTTATCTGAACCAGACAAGATGGTTGACAGCCGCTGGGACTCTATACTTCCCCGGACCTTGATATTCAAGCGTTTTTTCAGTCTTGTAAAGCCCAACGCCACAGCAGGGCAAATGGTCGAGGCGATGAAAGACTGCGGTCTAACCGGCCATGTCCTCGGAACTCTCCCAGAAGCTATTCTAATACCTCTTCAAGATACCATAGCGCTCTGTCAACCCCACCCTCCCTCTTCGTGGTCAGATGAGATGCTAGAATTGGTAAAGAGAACCGATATTAGTCTGATTCTCACCTCCAGTAAACGCCCTCGCCCGGCCATGTCGAATATCTTGGTGAGCAGCTATCATTATCCCAATCTTTCTTAATCAAGTTACTAATAAGATGCCTAGACACCCACACATACTGCAAGTTGGGAATACAAGTTACTTTGCGAAAGTGTCGAGCAAACTAATAGTCAAGGCTAcgatgaaggagaaggcaCTGAACGCCAATCAGTTATCCGAGCGCTTTTCAAAGATGACCGTCGCCTCCAAGAAGCCCGAGACTTGCTTGCTACTCACAAACCAAGAATTGTGAGTCTAGCCCAAGACCCAGGCTTGCCTGACCATGAGTATctggaaaagcaaaaagagctaGTTTCCCGGATCGCAACTGGAACTCTGGCTATTCCAGCAGGAAGAGGACTGCTTTACTTCAGTCTACGCTTTCCTCTCATTACTCAAAAATTCCATATTGGTGGTTTCAACCTGAACTGCGTTGTAAAGCCAAACAATGTCACTGTAGGTGTGGACAAGGCGCTATTCACAGAAGAGAAGGTATGCTGGGGATTTTTCCATCAAGGTGTTGCAGCAGGGTTGGCAATTTCTCCACAAGCAAAGGGCATTGATACTTCGTGGATTTTATACAACAAACCGGGACAGGATCTCAGCAATCGCCACGCTGGATTCCTTCTAGCTCTGGGGCTGAATGGGCACCTCAAAGATGTCGCAAAGTGGGTGGCTTTCAAGTACCTAACGCCGAAGCATACCATGACCTCCATTGGTCTGTTGCTAGGCCTCGCCGCGTCGTACATGGGCACCATGGACTCTCTCATTACCCGTCTCCTGTCTGTACATGCCACACGTATGCTTCCACGCGGGGCTGCGGAACTCAATCTTTCGCCTCTCACCCAAACGTCTGGCATTATGGGAATTGGGCTCTTGTATTGTGGCAGCCAACATCGACGCATGAGCGAGATTATGCTCTCGGAGATTGAGCAtgtcgaggatgaggacgaagaggaacCGCTAAGGAGTGAATGCTACCGTCTTGCGGCCGGCTTTGCTCTTGGTTTCATCAACCTTGGCAAGGGAAATGACCTCAAGGGCTTACAAGATATGCGACTCACAGAGAAACTCATCACGCATGCAACTGCGACTAAAAATGTTGAGATTGTACATGTCTTAGATCGAGCCTCGGCTGGCGCAGTTATGGCCATTGCACTCATTTTCATGAAGTCAGAGGATCAAATTGTAGCACGCAAGATTGACGTTCCAGACTCGGTACTTCAATTTGACTACGTCCGCCCTGacattctccttcttcgaaCTATGACGAGGAATCTTATTCTTTGGTCCCAGATTGAACCAACGTTTAGTTGGATTCAAAGAAATCTTCCTGCTGCCTATCGTTCACGCCACAAATTAAGCAATACATCTAAGCTGAGATCTTCTGACTTGCCATTTTTCAGCATTCTAACCGGTCTCTGCTTTTCAATTTCTCTGCGCTTCTCTGGAAGTGCTTCTCCCAAGGTGCGAGACTTACTACTGCATTATCTGGATCAGTTCATGCGCATCACTGGACTTCCAGCAACGCCGAGAATGCATCCAGACGCTGCTCCGCTCTATGACGAAGAGCTGGCCAGGACAAATGCCCGAATGTGTCAAGATATCCTTGCAGTCTCCTGCTCTATCGTTATGGCTGGCACAGGCGACATTGCCGTTCTCCGTCGACTTCGAGCTTTGCATGGTAGGGATGACCCCGATACGCCGTATGGATCGCACCTTGCCGCTCATCTCGCCATTGGAGCATTGTTCCTTGGCTGTGGAACAACTACCTTTGGGTCAAGCAATAAAGCAATAGCAGCCTTACTGGTGGCCTTTTACCCGATTTTCCCGGTCAATGTTATGGACAATCGATCGCATCTTCAGGCATTTAGACATTTCTGGGTCCTTGCAGCTGAGCAACGCTGTCTtgtcgccaaagatgccgtCACGGGACAGCCCGTATCCGTGCCTGTGCATATTAGAATGCGAGGCAGCTCTTCTATAGAGTCGGTGCTGCATAGAACCACTCCATGCCTGCTCCCTCCTCTCGACCAAATCTCCAGTGTAACTACCGCCGGTGGGCCGCAATTCTGGGACGTCGAGCTCGACTTCTCCAATGAAGAGCTCAGAGAATCCTTTGCGCAGACGCAGACACTCTATCTCCGCAGGAGACCACCGCGCGAAGGTACATTCGCTTCCACGCTTAGGGCACTCggcgaagatggaaaaggcgaTAACCCGTTGGGATGGGTGCTCAACTTGGGTGCTTTGCAGGACTTGAGCTACGCTGAGAAAGCCGCCCTGCTGGATACCGGCGATGAAGAACAGGGTTCAATTGGAACTGCCGTCGACGCGAGGCTCGAAATGGAGCGAGGCGTCAAGGACGGCGGTGATAGAGAGCGCCTTGAAGGCGCGAGGCTGCTGTTTGAATGGGGCGATGCTCGAGACAATCTCCGCCaggcctcagcagcagcagccgctatATCGGATAGTCAAAGTACCATCAAGCCGGCTACGCCTCACCATGGGTCGAGAGACGGTGCTACTCCAGAgcaggaagaaaaggaggatGAACAAGCCGAGGGCGTCTGGTGGATGAGAGATAGTGCCATTGAGGCTCTCAAGGGAAAAGTATGGATGGCGGCCCGACAGCATGAGCAGTGAACAAGCGTTATATGAAAATGGAAgagctattttttttgtcagGGCTGTCTTGAGTTTATACATTACGAATTACGATAAGCATAACGAAAACCACTGATGTCATATAGATACGTATAGTCAGTAACATGCGCCGAAATAAAAAGTTCAACTTGTCTTTTTCATCACACCGAGTAGTTTCCAAGTGCAACAGTGGATTCAAAtctcttttcatcatttGCACaataaactttaaaaaatttcATTACATCTCTTgccctctctccctcctctccctctcaagATGACATCCTCCCTGTCCCTGTTTTATCCGAATAAACGCCATGCAATGCAAACCGCATCaccagagagaaaagagagataTGAacataaaaataaaacaggGCCAGTCTACCGCTTCTTTTggctctttttgtctttagATTGCCTGCCAGCCCCCCTCTCCTTGTTCAAACCAGAGCCATGTTTGCATCTAAAATCGCcggggttttttttttggtctgcAGTAGCCCATATATATCCGCGTTGTGCTCAAATGTCCTTTCCTTCTCGCTTTTTTCCAAATCGGGACTGTTTATAAAATGAGgcccagcatcatctctGAAATCCACTTCCCACCCCCTTCTTCGACAAAGATCGACCGTTGGATGAAGTGTTCGTTTTGCTATTCTGATATCTTACGAATATACTCTGCCAGTAGATGTTTCCCGTTATTGTTTGGAAACAGCAGCGTTCAGAACCTGCGTTCTGAAGAATCCACCCTTAGTCTTCTCAATGACCTGCTGGTAAACGTTGTTGGGCGGGTGGTTCATGATGACGGTGCCGTCTTGGCTGTCAATCTTGGCATCCAGGCGGGTCTCGCGAATCAGGTTGACGATCCACTTCTCGCCGTCATCAGGGTTCAGGCCAAGCTTGGCGCTCAGATCCCTAATGTTCATTCGGCTGAAGATCTTGCAGTAGCTCTCGCAGATGAGGTGTCGGGCGGCGTTGACAAACGCATCTGTGGATGCAGCCAGGAAGAAATCGCTTCGGCACACTTCCTCCGACAGGCGGAGGGCCTCACGAGCAGCATCGAAGTCGTGGGCAATGTAAAGGGCGTTGACGAACTGGGTGATGGGGTCGGCGTACTCGTAGGCCTCCTGTCGGACATAGCGAACGAtgtccttgagctgcttctgctggacAGAGCTGTTGCGAGCACGTGTGCGGCcggtgatgacggcagcaATCAGGTACCGCAGAATCCAGGGGCAAGAGGTCTgaatggtgttgatgtaggaggcagagaagaacATGTCCAAGATGGGCTCGCGGGCACCTTCGAAGTTGAACAGGGGGAAGAGGGACCAGTGGATAAGCATGGTCCGGTGGTCCAGCTGAGCTCTGGGGTTGTTGAAGAGTCTGGTGTCGATGCCCTCACGAACATTCTTAAGCTCGTCAACGGCAGACTCCCAGTTTGTGGACAAGATTTCGGAAGCAAGCTTTCCCCAGGTTGCAGCGGCAACCTTGTCGTTATCGGTGGAGAGAACTCGGAACTGGTAGAGCATATCGGCGGCAGGGCCATATTGGCCGCATCGGAACTGGAACTGTCCGAAATCGTACAGAGCATTCACCATTTCGAGGGTAACCTGTGCATCTTTAGCATTTCCAATGGCtgcgaaagaaggagaatttTATGCAGCTCAGCCTAGTCTGTTTCTGCCTTGGATTGCACCTACTCCGTGCTGGTTCTTGAGAAACTCCAAGTTGGCCACCTTGTCGCTTCGCAGGCCATTGACGACCTCGTCCTGCGTCAACAGGTTCGCAATCTGCTCCGTCTCCTTCTCGTACTTGTCCAGCTGCGTCAGCACATCCTGTCGCTTCTTGGTGTACTCGGCGGGCGGCTCAGAAACGCCGTGGAGATCGCAGTACAGCGTGGCCACGTAGTCGGTCATGTTGGtgtcctccagcagcttgatctTGCCCGACAggatcttcttggccagctcggcaTCGCCCTTCTCCTCGGCCTGGTCGCCCTCGAACTGGATGAGCGGGAAGAGCAGGTGACGGCTCAGATGCGGCGCAACGTTGGCCATGACTGACGCGCCATCGGCTGGCAGGGCCTTCAGAATATCCTCCATGGTGGGTAGAGGTGAAGTTCGCAGTGAGAAAATGAATCGGTCCCCGGCGAAATTAGGCGTCTGGATTATTCCTTTTGCTCGttgaaagaggaggaactCGTCGCTAAATCTGGGAAAAGGTCGCCGTAATTGGAGGGGCAGATTTTTGGTTAATTTCGCGAATACACGAAGTGGTTGTGGGGGGTTGAACTTTTTTAGCCGAGATTCTACCGCTACTTCCGCGAAGAGCTACATTTTGGCTTCTCATCATGTGATCTCGAGATTTTTGGTTGAAAAAGCAACTTGTAGGCAAAGTCGCGAGATAGCAGTGGATCTATATTAAGAGCTTCATGCGCCATTGAGACGACGGCTTTGATTCTTAGCTGGCTTTGGCTGGtatctttcttcttattctcCGTATTCTCCAATTCCATTCGCTCAAATCCGCATCCATCACAGGGTCAATCCCCACCAGACGATCGATTTTCGCCCATCGCAAACTCCAATCATCGCAAATAGCTTTACAGCTTTTCGCATCGCTTCCCCCAACCATGAGCTGCATGATCCCTAGAGCGCTTCCTCTAAGGAGTTTGGGCCTCTGCCGACCTGCAGGACAGACTCAATTCAGTTCCTTCGCATCAAGGCATCCCTTGTCATCTACCAACcaagcagcatcaatctCAACCAAGCCCTCACCTGTTTCTGCTCGACAAAATCCCAACCAGAAGCTCAAAATTGCACCACACCTGCGGCAACTGAGTCGCGCGCCTGTACCTCCCCCGACCAAGACTCCTGAAGAACTTGTTAGTCTGGGATATATAGTGCGCCGCACACCTTCCGTCCAGCTGCCCGTATACCGAAGATGGATGTCTGGTGGCACTCGTCAGGTGGTCTTGATTAAAAAGATCGACGGGGACCGAAGACGGCTATTAGAAGATCTTGTTGGTAGCCTCGGCATCGCTAGAGAGGAAGTACGGATCAACCCAACAACGCAACATATAGAATTAAAGGTAAGAAACTTTTAAAGCCCGTACTCGCTAGTAAGAAGGCCAGAACAGAGACAATCGCTAACAGCTCGtgcctctctttttcaggGAGATCATTTTGACAGGGCCAGAGGATGGCTACTGGACCGGGGTTTCTAAACCCGTGTGGAGGAAAGGGGGAATGGCATCGAGTAGAGGTTGGAGTGAGCATTGGCAAAGCTCACTTGTGTAACTGCCGCATTTTTATGATTCAACATATATATGTACAACAATTCAGTAAATGAATAATCCAGACCACCAAAAGAGGTATCAGTGTAATATGTAACATCCCTACCTCCTATGTACACAGACGCCGCGGTAAGTGCGCGAGAATTCCACCTTTCCAAGCCCGCTGATATTGAACACCCATGCACCATCGCAATTATGACGGACGGCTAAAACAAACATTATCAACCCCATACGTATCATTTACACGTTGATCATtgtctctccctcctctccctccttttttcttctcactCTGGACCAAGGGACGCCCACCCCACGACAAATGCTCATTTTGAAAAAGACCTTTTGTGTGATAGACATAAAAACATCCAAAAACAGATTATTAACCTGCTAGGCTTGTAATGGTCGACAAATGTTGTAATAGACCTTCTTTTGACCACTCAGGACTCTGCATGGATAAGGCTTCCAACAGTGTTTGCGTAGTCGGTAAAAAGGCCCCCGCAGCCGAAATAGCAGGGTTGTTTGGATCTCTTGACTTTTCTACCAATCGCCTCAACAAAGTAACTGAGAGAGCAGAGATGTAGGCGAGCTCAGGATCTTTCCTGGGTTGAGCCCGTCCCGCTCCTCGACCGAAAGCCTGTGGTTGTTCGTACATACGACTCAGCTCTTGGCCGAGACGGAAGAGGTTGTTTGCAAGTCCATTGCCCGCGGCCAGCCAGCTCCTCACAACGTGCGACTCTGCCCCAGGTGCCAGAGATGCAATGATCTCCGCTGATAGTAGCCCTTGCATAAGATATGGCTTCCGGACTTCCACAAGCGAGGGGAAGCTTGTCGGCCGATCACGTTCTTTGACCTTGTCCGGTATCGGTGAAATTGCCAACGCAAAGGTACGAGTCAGGAGTTCGTATGGGGGGTTGTTCGTAGCATCAATAGCAAAGAGGTTTTTATAGTGGCTTCTGTTGGGCTCGTCACGTGCAAGCAATTTTGCCAATGCATCAACAGCGTGAGGGAGATATGTATGAACGCTCGGGTCGTAGTTGCTAAAGAAGAGAGTTTCACCGGTCACTACTGGGCTGGGAATCGGAGCGAATGACAGCAAGAATTGCAAAAGACAAAACGCTTGCTCCCGACCAGGTATTTCGATCGAGCTAGAAATATTAGAAAGGAGGATAACCACATCCTTCATGAAGTCGAGGGTGTTGCTGTGAGTGCGAAGAAGCATGGTCCTTGTGCCGAGATACCTGATAGCGGTACAAAGGAACTTCATGACAGATTCATCAGCAAGCATATTGTGGTTATCATTCTGTTCGCCTGGGAAGGAGACATTGCGTAGGATAGTCGAGATGCACACTAGTCGATCAACAGCTCTGTCAAGCTCATAGTCTTCGGTCCCGAAAGCAGGCACATCGCGAATTGCGAATCGCTCTATGCGGCATGCCCTGACAACTTCCTCGTACGAAGTAAGCTGAATCTCATCGGACACCTCCGCTGTGTGCTCAGTCAATagctcaagctgctcttcCGCACAGTCGATGAGCGCATCGACCAAGTCGTCGCAATATCGTAGCTGCAAGAAATGCGCCTGGTTCACTGAGTGGGACACCGTCGCAAGCGTATCCAAGGCAAGGCGAACTTCCCCGTGTATTCCACTTTGCAAGCTGCGTGTTAATGCAGATATGTCGATGCTGCCGAGGTCATTGACCGGCGGGACAGTGGGTTTCCACCGCTCCAACTCCCCACCTAATAGATTCGCCGCATGGAGGTCGACACCGCCATATGTGGAAAGCTCCCGTGCACAAGGGTTATAGTCTTCGGATTTTGGAGGCAGTCGGGGCATCTGCTGCTCAGCACCCATCATACCCATCGACCTGGCATCGCCTGGGCCCAAGGGCATGCTCCCAGTTCTTGAATGAGCCGGCGACGGTATTGAAAAATCATTCGGCCCAGCTGCATCGATACTTCGGGATAAACTGTTTCTGTTGTGGCCGGGCATAGCATTTGGCTGCTGAAGTTGCTGCGGAGTTTGCGGAGTAGAAAAGCCGTTGACAGCAGGCTGGCCAGGCTTCACAGGAGTGTGCTGTTGCGCATGAGATTGGGGTGGTGGCTGtggttgttgatgctgctgctgctgttgttgctgctgttgttgttgttgttgctgctgaagaagctgctgttgctgctgctgctgctgctgttggtggtggtgcgCTTGCAACATTTGTGCTTGATTCATCGGCTGCCCCTGTGGTATCTGTTTCTGCGGTGTGGCCTGATTCGCGAGGTTTACTTGTTGCTGCATCAATCTCTGTTTCTGCTGAGCCACCCAGGCCTCCTCAAACTTGAGTAAATTTCGTTCATAAATCTGCCTCAGCGCCAAAACAACGTTAGGGTTTTGCGCCTGAAGTCCCAAGATCTGGGCTAGGGCAGCCCAGCCATTCCCAGCGGTCAGCGCCTTCGAGCCGCCTTTTGCCTGTACGGCCTGGAAGAGAATCACCAGGCTAATGGGCCTATCTCCAATCATAGGATTCGGATCTAATGGGAGGCCCTTTGCATGCATAAGGGTTGTTAGGTTCTTCATGAATTGTTCCGCATTGACACTGCCCGCAGGTCGGTGCTGGGGTCGCATTTGCCCTTGGGGAACTTGGCCATTCGGCACACCGGGCATCGGCTGCTTCCCTATCATCCCACGCCCCATGCCCTGGGCCTGCATCTGAGCTTGCATTTGCATACTgccttgaagctgctgctggagtcgCATCTGGTACGCAGCCATTTTGCCATCCGGCATGGCCTGGagccgctgttgctgcgatTGGGCTgagggctgctgctgttgctgctggtgttgttgttgctgatgttgctgctgctgctgttgctgctgctgttgctgttgttgttgttgttgttgttgttgaatctgctgttgctgctgtaaCTGAGCATACACGTTACCTGGCATCTGGCCCATGGGCTGCCCCATCTGATTCATTTGCTGGGCCATCATGGGATTCCCCGCCATGGCGCTCGGATTCGGTGATGGACGCGAATTCGATGGTGACTGCGTGAAGGCCGGGTTATAACCTTGGGCGATATTTTGCATGTAAGGGTTCGGCTGAGGAGTGCCGTGCTCCGAGGCAATAGGCGATGTCTGAGAACCAAACTGCTGGGCGCCTGGGGAAAATGGATGAGGCGAGGCCGTCGCCACCCTCTGAGGAACACTGCCCGGGCGCATTTGGTTCCCCATGATGGGTGACGGGCTTGCGTTGGCCGAGCCGTTGGTCTGGAGATGCGAGAACTGGCTGGCGTTCTGCGGAGGCATGGCGCCGGGCTGGAAGCCGGGGAagttctgctgctgcggcgttTCGGAGCGCGACGTCGGGAGCATGCCCGGATTCTGTCGGGGAGAGCCGGAGATGGAATCCTCACGGGGCCGCGGGCGTTTTGATGGAATGACAGAATTGGTCTGATAGGCCTGGGATGCCTGGTAGCCCGCGGGCGAGGCGTGGCGCATCGGGCCGTTCTGCATGGCAGCCATCTGCTGTTGATTGGAAAACTGGGCGCCAGGGTTGAACTGGCCCGGGTTGGCCATGAAGGCGGACGGGTCCATCATGGCACTGGCGGCGCTGGGGTCATTCATGTGCGGGAAGCCGTTGCCATTGTGGTTCGGGACTGCGTCGTTCATCCAGGTGCTCATGGCGATGAGCCCGACAAGCTGTGCGCGGCGAC is a window encoding:
- a CDS encoding uncharacterized protein (TransMembrane:5 (o1317-1339i1543-1562o1614-1632i1652-1670o1676-1693i)~BUSCO:EOG092D0454), translating into MATIQSLGLHQPAGLRHAIDEQLLPPDPPASSYAWDIFIDDRDGAQTEDELLTTETCVVWSRGGLFRKTFKFDLEKEAITQALLTYFPVSGDAGSGCNSSGPGDRHPVALEKGLVVFLKTQAHIYMLSGTSHVVHMPFEVESACAAPVGVLIQTKQKAENLAPISLKFPRVPPNSFVSSQLTALHGSQQAAFSMESLGNPRSLPVGLNMTLENMWDAPLEQPESHWPRLVALTDPLVDIGLVVTDSEKPSSTRRGRNKSSKRHGFLDPCEEMLHIEKVVIPGTSPKHPYESLILGVTINREANAYTIWRLAYLDHQDHFIKRHKTSGTKASRRRSSMQPGFASGTSTPVQANHRDSFGAPLPGKRPRKSEKVEKPLDLVSSLERQDIESFGVGRRSSRRLSSMLARADLSASYDRIIFPEQSSTLGSASSKRHDSLGHHGRSSASFVHQGHHSLGSLLEAPLDGGLDDRVHNIRLDDREFDGLQHEMLFSKIHIIPIDSSNVHYSASNGAARNQPKVFILAAPPFATNDYQAGQLLIGIQETVEKRLQMVTFPLKLHQKPDATVNPERGESPHTIVTILPGDFKRAQNVVDSCKIVDGNQSAILVLSESMDGRHELSAQAPWSDMTKLSISLLFVDDTKSLQFCGRAVDRDIRQRKSEIIDLTNGSIVGVCHPRHRGIVDVVDTQGRLHQLKIQLRPSSSPVSDILNVCRSVLADSLGERIHTGWLHTMQWLYSQGKADANVEWSALVTLLLALFLNLDRQELRNPPSERLPVRKRRLPSGSFASVRDSDDWKALERGETANSLGCPSWMINRGWQWVLEEDVEEVSSQSGAQGLGARFISRHIALAKEYMSSSFGITALGPSGYLPTSLGRNSEYKRRVAVDIFMALHLLSEEQKLNIMSAEYQPSGRADFRVILCQIARWLKWHTFSSFYELGIQEDIDPRHDHELRLKYPIPEPPDRPDILEWIQSCFVGLRGQHYVTPADIFYAATQLSEPDKMVDSRWDSILPRTLIFKRFFSLVKPNATAGQMVEAMKDCGLTGHVLGTLPEAILIPLQDTIALCQPHPPSSWSDEMLELVKRTDISLILTSSKRPRPAMSNILTPTHTASWEYKLLCESVEQTNSQGYDEGEGTERQSVIRALFKDDRRLQEARDLLATHKPRIVSLAQDPGLPDHEYLEKQKELVSRIATGTLAIPAGRGLLYFSLRFPLITQKFHIGGFNLNCVVKPNNVTVGVDKALFTEEKVCWGFFHQGVAAGLAISPQAKGIDTSWILYNKPGQDLSNRHAGFLLALGLNGHLKDVAKWVAFKYLTPKHTMTSIGLLLGLAASYMGTMDSLITRLLSVHATRMLPRGAAELNLSPLTQTSGIMGIGLLYCGSQHRRMSEIMLSEIEHVEDEDEEEPLRSECYRLAAGFALGFINLGKGNDLKGLQDMRLTEKLITHATATKNVEIVHVLDRASAGAVMAIALIFMKSEDQIVARKIDVPDSVLQFDYVRPDILLLRTMTRNLILWSQIEPTFSWIQRNLPAAYRSRHKLSNTSKLRSSDLPFFSILTGLCFSISLRFSGSASPKVRDLLLHYLDQFMRITGLPATPRMHPDAAPLYDEELARTNARMCQDILAVSCSIVMAGTGDIAVLRRLRALHGRDDPDTPYGSHLAAHLAIGALFLGCGTTTFGSSNKAIAALLVAFYPIFPVNVMDNRSHLQAFRHFWVLAAEQRCLVAKDAVTGQPVSVPVHIRMRGSSSIESVLHRTTPCLLPPLDQISSVTTAGGPQFWDVELDFSNEELRESFAQTQTLYLRRRPPREGTFASTLRALGEDGKGDNPLGWVLNLGALQDLSYAEKAALLDTGDEEQGSIGTAVDARLEMERGVKDGGDRERLEGARLLFEWGDARDNLRQASAAAAAISDSQSTIKPATPHHGSRDGATPEQEEKEDEQAEGVWWMRDSAIEALKGKVWMAARQHEQ
- a CDS encoding mitochondrial 54S ribosomal protein mL49, which encodes MSCMIPRALPLRSLGLCRPAGQTQFSSFASRHPLSSTNQAASISTKPSPVSARQNPNQKLKIAPHLRQLSRAPVPPPTKTPEELVSLGYIVRRTPSVQLPVYRRWMSGGTRQVVLIKKIDGDRRRLLEDLVGSLGIAREEVRINPTTQHIELKGDHFDRARGWLLDRGF
- a CDS encoding uncharacterized protein (BUSCO:EOG092D0XCU), yielding MSTWMNDAVPNHNGNGFPHMNDPSAASAMMDPSAFMANPGQFNPGAQFSNQQQMAAMQNGPMRHASPAGYQASQAYQTNSVIPSKRPRPREDSISGSPRQNPGMLPTSRSETPQQQNFPGFQPGAMPPQNASQFSHLQTNGSANASPSPIMGNQMRPGSVPQRVATASPHPFSPGAQQFGSQTSPIASEHGTPQPNPYMQNIAQGYNPAFTQSPSNSRPSPNPSAMAGNPMMAQQMNQMGQPMGQMPGNVYAQLQQQQQIQQQQQQQQQQQQQQQQQQQHQQQQHQQQQQQPSAQSQQQRLQAMPDGKMAAYQMRLQQQLQGSMQMQAQMQAQGMGRGMIGKQPMPGVPNGQVPQGQMRPQHRPAGSVNAEQFMKNLTTLMHAKGLPLDPNPMIGDRPISLVILFQAVQAKGGSKALTAGNGWAALAQILGLQAQNPNVVLALRQIYERNLLKFEEAWVAQQKQRLMQQQVNLANQATPQKQIPQGQPMNQAQMLQAHHHQQQQQQQQQQLLQQQQQQQQQQQQQQQHQQPQPPPQSHAQQHTPVKPGQPAVNGFSTPQTPQQLQQPNAMPGHNRNSLSRSIDAAGPNDFSIPSPAHSRTGSMPLGPGDARSMGMMGAEQQMPRLPPKSEDYNPCARELSTYGGVDLHAANLLGGELERWKPTVPPVNDLGSIDISALTRSLQSGIHGEVRLALDTLATVSHSVNQAHFLQLRYCDDLVDALIDCAEEQLELLTEHTAEVSDEIQLTSYEEVVRACRIERFAIRDVPAFGTEDYELDRAVDRLVCISTILRNVSFPGEQNDNHNMLADESVMKFLCTAIRYLGTRTMLLRTHSNTLDFMKDVVILLSNISSSIEIPGREQAFCLLQFLLSFAPIPSPVVTGETLFFSNYDPSVHTYLPHAVDALAKLLARDEPNRSHYKNLFAIDATNNPPYELLTRTFALAISPIPDKVKERDRPTSFPSLVEVRKPYLMQGLLSAEIIASLAPGAESHVVRSWLAAGNGLANNLFRLGQELSRMYEQPQAFGRGAGRAQPRKDPELAYISALSVTLLRRLVEKSRDPNNPAISAAGAFLPTTQTLLEALSMQSPEWSKEGLLQHLSTITSLAG